In one window of Pseudobdellovibrionaceae bacterium DNA:
- a CDS encoding TIGR02147 family protein, giving the protein MNKLQNLFDFDDYKSYFNSVVESLPNKGRGEYRRLSQHLGVSTTLVSQVFKGDKQLSLELAYDLSQFLGLDRDETNYFMLLVEKEKAGSFKLKQFFSDQIKSIQNEAKKLTNIMPNQIELKEAAKSEFYSTWCYTAVRLTADIPDLNDPTAIANRLGLPISLVQKVLTFLLTNQLLTLNDNNLALGPTRTHAARDTVHFQRHHQNWRMQSINRISQVNDDDIFFTAPMVLSKDLAEELRQRIPRILKEITNEVTQSPSETTRCLCIDWFRF; this is encoded by the coding sequence ATGAACAAGCTGCAAAATCTCTTCGATTTTGATGATTACAAATCTTATTTTAATAGCGTTGTTGAGAGTCTACCAAATAAAGGCCGCGGCGAGTATCGACGACTGTCACAACATCTCGGTGTGTCCACTACACTTGTGAGTCAAGTTTTCAAGGGTGACAAACAATTGAGTCTGGAGCTCGCCTATGACCTGTCTCAATTTCTGGGTCTCGACCGCGATGAAACTAATTACTTTATGCTTTTGGTAGAAAAGGAAAAGGCCGGCAGCTTTAAGCTCAAACAATTTTTTTCAGATCAAATCAAAAGCATCCAAAATGAGGCTAAAAAACTAACGAACATCATGCCCAATCAAATTGAACTCAAAGAAGCAGCAAAATCTGAATTCTATTCCACCTGGTGCTATACAGCCGTGCGACTAACCGCCGACATTCCTGATCTCAACGATCCCACCGCCATCGCCAACCGACTGGGTCTGCCCATTTCATTGGTTCAAAAGGTACTCACCTTTTTGCTTACAAACCAGTTGTTAACCTTAAATGACAATAACTTGGCCCTTGGCCCCACTCGAACCCATGCGGCCAGAGACACCGTGCACTTCCAACGGCACCATCAAAATTGGCGCATGCAATCCATCAATCGCATCTCACAAGTCAATGATGACGACATCTTTTTTACAGCACCGATGGTTTTATCCAAAGATTTGGCCGAAGAGCTTCGGCAACGTATTCCTCGAATACTCAAAGAAATAACCAATGAAGTGACTCAGTCTCCCTCAGAAACGACTCGCTGTCTTTGCATCGACTGGTTTAGATTCTGA
- a CDS encoding EndoU domain-containing protein has translation MEVWKRISIIVIVVCIFLLVAVRAGALGFSCHSNLAPKPRLDRVAHYVVEGRWGHKKNGHRVLEGGLHSRAFLDRWLQEDPELALALNDENSFLELSSGVVQVKFPKWAVSEASWTQTKGYKTFFPASWTSADIEEAVEYIIAVGHSRKVGNDKYESVGVYRSVRIKVVYTDDFLITAFPVVERKTAGF, from the coding sequence ATGGAAGTTTGGAAGAGGATCAGCATTATAGTTATAGTCGTTTGTATTTTTTTGCTGGTGGCCGTAAGGGCCGGGGCATTGGGATTCAGTTGCCACTCCAATCTGGCGCCAAAGCCCCGTTTGGATCGTGTGGCTCACTATGTGGTTGAGGGGCGATGGGGCCATAAAAAAAATGGTCACCGAGTTCTTGAGGGCGGGCTTCATTCTAGAGCCTTTCTTGATAGGTGGCTGCAAGAAGATCCCGAGCTCGCGTTGGCATTGAACGATGAAAACAGTTTTTTGGAGCTATCTAGCGGAGTGGTTCAGGTGAAGTTTCCCAAGTGGGCGGTGAGCGAAGCCTCCTGGACACAAACGAAAGGATACAAAACATTTTTTCCGGCATCATGGACTTCGGCCGACATTGAAGAGGCGGTTGAATACATAATCGCTGTAGGCCATAGCAGAAAAGTCGGTAACGATAAATATGAATCTGTAGGCGTATATCGCTCGGTGAGAATAAAAGTGGTGTACACCGATGACTTTTTGATAACAGCATTTCCTGTTGTTGAGCGAAAGACTGCGGGCTTTTGA